Below is a window of Electrophorus electricus isolate fEleEle1 chromosome 12, fEleEle1.pri, whole genome shotgun sequence DNA.
GCACAATTACCTTAGTGGTCACACAGAAGCAGGGGAAAGCGTGTATGGCATAGATATTTACATACGCTCAGTCAGGCTTCCTGTCTTTGTCAAGTtgagagcatttttttttgtcccattGATGTAAGAGCCATTCTTTCCTGtgtaaaggggaaaaaaaccataTGATTACAATAGGACCAAAACAGGACAAAAgggaaatgtttaaatatatgtagGCTCGGCACATCTTCTCACTGGGCTATAgttaatgtgttcatttttctgtATTATGACTCTATTTTCCGTGTGAATGTCCAGATGAAAATATCTCATGACATCTGATGTGTCGTGGCATACATGTCCTGAATACAAATACTGAAATTACATAGTTCAATTTATAAACTGTTTAACAGTTTAATTCAGTTGGCTATGAAGGTAGTTTTTATCCGTCTACACTTTAGCGATAGTGTTCTCTTGTACCGTTTACTGTACACAGTTGATGCTACTGTAGAACGGTAGCGAAAATAAGTGGGAATGGACTGCTGACTTAAGAGGAATAGGGCGTTGTgcgaacagtgtgtgtgtgtgtgtgtgtgtgtgtgtgtgtgtgtgtgtgtgtgtctgtgtgtgtgtgtgcgcgtgctcgCGTGAAGCGCTTGTTGCATATCTTAGTGTCGGCGTCTGTTCAGCCTCTTAGCCTCTTCAGGGCAAGAGTTCAACAGTTTTACAATGCCGCAAAATCACTTCGGATTGTTCTTTGGGAAATTGCAAAAACTGTAAcgttacaaaatattttaacgGATTTCCGAAATGTCTGCGACTCTGAGATGGAGCTTCAGAGTTTCTGGCAAAATTTCTAATCGGAATTTTCATATTCCGAACTAGTATTTACCTCCCGCGTTTGGAATTCCAGGAAGAAGATTTATCTAAGGTATGGTTTTGATATGAATAAATTTCTTAATATCAGTAGGCTATGCCGTTTTTGTGATAGTTACGAAAATATTAGTTGATGATAGATTAAAAACAGTGATCTATTTTTGAACAAGTGCGTTATTATAGTTTAGAAGGGAAGGCAATTTAGGGTCGATAGACAATGCAAAATTGTATGTGAAGTATGAAGTGGACATTTACGTTACTTTCGATCGGGTTCGCACCACTGAAAAAATTACCCAGTTTAACAAATCAAGGTGAATGTAAGAAAGTTAGTGGTAAGAAAACTACTTACTGGAACGGTTCAAAAAGCGTGTGAATAGGTGAATTTGCGGAttctctttattaaaaaaataaataaataataataaaaaaattatatatatatatatatatatatatatatatatatatatatatacatacacacacacacacacacacacacacacacacacacacacacacacattgtaacTGTACTTTATTGTACATTATCTGTAACTGTACCTTAAAAATTGAATTAAACAAATAGTAGTTATCACTAAACTGAATAGTGGTGTAATGAAACAGCCACATATTCACATATCCACATATTACAGCTTTATGCAGCTCTAGATAACCAATGATTTCCTTAAAATTGCttactcattttattttctgacatcCGTGTGTTAGATATTCAGGTGGACAACAAACATGATGTTCCCTAAAACTGAAAGCTGACAGGATGGACAACACAGGCAGCTCCATGTCTGAGTGCAGTGATCCCAATGGCTATGTCAACAAAGTCTTCAATGTGTCCCTGGACATGGACAGTGAAACAGGGATTGTGCAAATCCGAGAATCCAAGTTTGCGGGTCCCGTCTCCTACCAGACACCCATCAGAGGAAAGCAAGAGCCCCTTCGGGCCTCTAGGACAACAGGCATCTGGCGGATTCTCAACCGCCGGAAGGGGGCATCTGACTATGAGAGGCGGCCTCACTCTATGATCCTTCCAGGAGAGACGTCCATTCCAAAGCTGTCATTCACAGACAAGGTAAAGGGCTTCAAGAAGTTAAAGTCGCCATCGGTATTCAGAGGCAAAGTTGGCAAGCCCTCTTCTGTGAAGTTCCATGGTGGGCTTAGAGATGGCATAAACGAACAAAGCCGGGACTCGCCCTCCTCACTGCACTCTCAGAGGAACATTCTCAGGAATAAAAGCAAAAGGCACTCATATGCCGGCTACACCACTGACTTTGACTGCTCCTTCGAGGATATAGACCTTTCTGCCACGCTTGAGGATGATCATCAAGTGTCTAAGAGCGCAGTCAGCCAGCAGAATGGATGTAAGAATCTGGAGAGAATCACATACATGAAGAAAGCCCAATCCAACTTTTCCAACTGCAACAACTCATCTGTGGCATTTCACGAGGAGCGCTACGTGAAGGATTGCCCCAAGGTACCGCTAGGGGGAAGACGGTCAAAGGGGGGTGATGTCTGGACTTACTTGAGAAGAATTTCCTTCATAGGAAGGGGAGGTTCAAATTTATTAGAGAAGAGTTTTGACTCCATGCACACACTGGACAAAACAATTGATTCTGACTATGGATCTGTTGACTTAGAATGTATCAAAGACTTTAATCATGCACCTAAACAAACAGGCCCAGATGTCAAGAGCAGCCATTTTGGAGGCCTGTTCAGGTTTTTTAACAGTGTGGCTGAGACTGCCCGAAAATGGAGGAACTCATCCAGGTCCTTCTCACCTCCTGAAGGAGAGTGCTCCCCTGTTGGCTCACTGAGAGCACAGCGCATTGGGGAATTCCCTCACTCTGTATCTGTGATGTTAAGGAGTGAGGAGAAAGCTGAGGCCTCAACTCCCGCCAAGTCTGCCTCCCCTGATGTGTTTGAGGTTGTCTCATCTGCTGAAGAAGTGAGCCCATCTCCTCGTGTGGTGCTGAAATCCTGGAAAGCATGTGCAGACTCGCAGAGTGCCAATGGATTCCAGGGCAGCATCTCAGATGGGACAGAGTCCCAGTTCACGTCCACTCACACCTCTCTGGCAACCATTGAGAACCACCAGAGATGTGATGCTCCAGAGGGGAGTTCTCTATCAGAGCCTGAGCTCCAGTTTGACCTCCTGTCACAGGAGGTAGGGACTCATGAGCAGACTGAAGCTGGATCCAAAGCCAAAGACCTGGGCACCcaaaatattaatgataaaCAAGATATTTGTAGGGACAGGGAGGTAGTTCCAGACTGTCCTGATGAAATATTCAAGGTAAGatcctttttttaatgtttgtctttgttttcaggAATTGTCAGCTGGGATCTGGTTTATTGCTGACATTTTAGATGGTCTGAAGTGTTAAATTCCACTGGACATGTTTCATTATACTGCACATTCATCATAAAGTATAACAGATCCATTGCTTTTCATTCCATGACTAACCAATTGAAATTGGCATAACaatcctgtttctttttctaaacAAACAACGGTATATGgatgaggaagaaagaggacacTCAGTGTCTAAACATAATGGATTTCCTTTTGCTCCATCTGTTGGCCACTAGAGGTAGCGCAATTAAATgcaacacagaaaacaacagcCGGAAAGCCACATTTAATCCCCCTAACTAGAAATCACCAACCCACCTGGGAAATATGTTAGCTTCAATAGCTCTTTATCAAATGGCTTGTACAGCTCAATTACTTGGGCTGTTAGAGTATATGTATGATGGTTTATTTCAAGGTAAGCGTCATCAACAGGCTTTGTCACTCAAGCCAGAGTTGGAGTTTTTATTTGAACTTTTATTGGAGTCTATTAACTCCAATAATAAGCAGTGTTGCTTGTGTATGATCTGCCTTTTGGCTGATCATGGATCCCCCCCATTCCATTGCTCTGAATGCCAACTTTGTGGAAGCTACTGTACCTTACATTCAGGTCGCTCAATTTGTCTCTCCCACATAACCACATGCCTGAAAATAGGCCTCAGCAGGTGGCTGTCACTTGGGCAAAGGAAATCTGGGATGCTTCAGAACCTCTAGACCAATGAGGGTGCTCCCTCTGAGAAAAAGATCCCGGCCTGTGTCACTGTGCGTAGGCGGGCCAAGTGCGCAGTGTCCCGCCATAAAGGAGGAGGTTCTCTCCTCTGGacaggaggtgtgtgtctgcctgtgggGATGGCAAGACTCCTCAGGCACGCTGCAGCCACTGCTTCCAAGAAGGGCCCGTCCTCCCAGGAGACCACATTCTGTCATAGAGGGACATGCACCCATCCAGTCCATCCCACTGCAACCACAGAGTGTAAGAAAAAGATCTATCCTGGCAGTGTACAAGAGGAAAGGAACTGTTAGCATTTTTATTGGCTATGAGATACACAACTCCAAGTTACTTCAAGGCCATTGGATGGCTTATCATAATTTAGTGATGGCATTTGCGTTCATCAGTTGCATCAGTTATATGAGTATATGCTGGTTTGGTTAATAACTtgcaaaataaagacattaaatTGAGTCTAAATTAATATGAGAAGGGTTACTTTATCATTAAAGAAACACTGAtaacatatttataaatgctaACAAGATCTGATCCTCTATAGAATACTGCTTTTAATGGTGAGCTTGATCAGACTGTCAGTGTTACATAGTGTTAAAAGTATGACTTATATATTAAGACAGTAATGTGATGTGAACTAcattaactttaaaaatatcCAAATGAATTTGCCAGCAACACAGATAGGGATGAACTTCCACATACAGTCCTTCAGCTGAGCGCTAGTTTAGGCTGCCTGAACTTCACCACCACTCAAGCGAGGTGGCTTCCAGAAAACCTGCAGTGTGTTCCTACTGTGAAGCTAGCCTTTATTGTTTGCCCTTATGATTCAGATACactactgaaaaaaatgtaagacCCACAAGGCTGACCTCCActccctcacaaacacattactAACAGCATGGAAATGAATCATATTGCATTTTTTGATTAGGAAGCCTGTAGCAACTTGGCTTCCAAGTACTCTCAACAGGCCTCTGCATGTGGAGGCCCCCTGTCTACCTGGAAGgtcatgtttctttttcagatGCTGCTTTTTCCCTCTTGTGCCCTCCCACTGGCCACGGCACATTTGCCTGCCTTCAACTCATTCCATGCTTTGATTCATCCACTCCACCACTTCATAATAATTCAAAAGCTTTAATGATTCATCCAGCCACTGACAGAGTCAGTGCTGCCGCACCACTTGGTCTCTGTGCAGCTGGCGGGCGGCATTTAAACTGTGTCGTGTGCATTTCAGGCCCTTTCTCGCCCTGCTGGTGTGTCGCCTCGGGACCCGCCGTTTAAAGTGGTCCTCCAGAGGTGTCgctccctgcccctcccccagagTACCCTTCTGGGCCTTGATGCGGTCGGCTTGCCACGGTTGTTAGCCCATCCAGGTACAATATTGTGCTGGAAACGTGACTGGAACATGTCCGGACAGCTTCCGAAGCTATACAGTAGCAGCCTACACAGGCTCACATTCCAGAGGTCACTCCATTTCAGTAAAATACAGAACAACAACATTCAGGGAGAAGTATAACTCTTAGATGTAatatgacaatgtgtgtgtaatacctTATTCTGTGCTTTTGAATTGCTCCCCTCCATACATGAACATTGTGACAATGACATTCAAACCTCCCTCTAAATCATACAATAATGAAAAGTTGAGAGACTGCTATGTGAGTGTATCACGTTAATGTTCCTACGTTTGACAGCTGGGTGTGTTCCACATTTAGCCACTGTCCGGATGAGGAACGGCAGCACAAGATCCAGAAAACTGCTCAGGCCTGGTTCTGGACCTTTGCAAGTGAATATGGTAGGTCAACCATCCTTTTGCTTTGTTAGTATACCACCCTCAGGGCCTAATAAATTTGTCCTGAGCTGTGGACTGTGTTATTGTCAAAGCATAAGGAAAACCTGCAGTAAGAGACTTACGATTTAGTGTGGATttgggtagaaaaaaaaaaatgaaatcattaCATTAATTGCTAAAAGTCATTTTTGTCATAGCAGGATCATTATAATGTCTCATATTATCCACACCTCTTTATGTAGTTGATCCTTTCCTCAGTATAATGAATTATTGAATGACTATTTGCATAATTCTGGTCGtattaaatgtagtaaaatcTCTTTTTAAAAGTTGTAAAGCACAGGGTAATACATTGGATAAACCTACACCAACCAATACTAGTACTATAATTCAAAATTTTCTGCATCTCCTAATGAAGTTTTAATAAAATAGGTTTATGTAGTCTTTTTCAGCTTTCAAGGCAACATTTTAATTCTTCTCTTGGGCTGAAATTAAACATTCAATATGTTTAAGCCTCCAGCTTCAGAGCTTAATGTCACCATGTAGAACCCTATTATTACTATGCTTGGGAATTAACAAGAACTGTCCAATTTACCAGGAGTTACTGCCTGTCTCCTGGTTTATAGGAGTGTGTATCAAATGGGTAGATGCATTTCAAGTACAAATTCTCCCAATCTCTGTGTTTCTCCGGTATCTCTGCAATCATCCGGCCTTGGAGCAAGCTAGAGTTATGAAGCAGGTGATTATTTGCTCATCAGGGAGCTCTGTTGCTATGATATTCTTTGCTACTTGTTTTCCTAGGCCTACTGATTCTATCTTTAGAAAGCTCCTTTGTCTGAGAATGAGACCGTGTGACAGAGAGGATCGAGAGTTAAATGGAGAAAATATGTGGGTGTGagattatatgtgtgtgtgtgtgtgtgtgtgtgtgtgtgtgtgtgtgtgtgtgtgtgtatgtaagttcGTAAACTGGAGATTCAGGCCAGGTGTAGCTTTAAATACAAATGCTGAAGGTCGCAAATCCTGAATTTGTGGAAAGTAGGCCCTACAGAACTGCAGCCAGGGATTCGACAGCATACCAGACTTATTGTTGCTGTGGGGAAGTGGTCAAAGCAGACAGTGTTTTTGTATTCCCATTTTGTTGCAGTTATAGGACCAAGTCTTTCACAGTTGCACTACATTGCATGTTGAGCTTGATCCCACAAAGAAGTACTGCAGTGTTAATTGAAGTATCAATAAGCCTGATGCTAGTGTTAGTCATCCCCTAATGCAAGCTTGTGGTCTTCTTGTCATCGTTGTCTCCATGTAAAAATGCAATGCCTTGCGATAGTGgagtaaaattacatttctctctgaaaGTAAACTGAGATCAAATAATGAAAATCGCTTTGGTGCTAATTACATTATGCAACAACTTATATTACCGGATGAGTCATCAAGACAGAAGTATGTGGTAGGGAGTAAATCAGGATGTGGAGAGTGTGCCTTTCTCCTTCTATGTGCCACTGAACTCATGCTTGGCCCAGATGCTGAGCTTTTCACCTCAAAACCAGGAGCCCCTCCACACTTCTCAAATTTAAATGGATTCCCCAGTCCAAAAGGAAATGAGTCATAAAAGAGGATGATGCTTCTCAGTCCTGCAGGCTTTATTCTGCCAGACGGATTTGACAAGCATATTGTATTGCACTAATTTTTACATTGCTATCTGCCTGCCTTTCGTTAGTCTACTAAAATGCAGTCTATTCAATTCAGATCATTCTGTATGTACCTTGATATGTTAATAAAGCCCATGTGGTTGTTTATTGAAAACATCCTCTGTATTTTCCCTTAAGGatcatgaatatgtatatgtaatatttgtCTTCATCTCCagtctttattttatatagtgGCTAGAGTGCTAGCTATGCTCAGAATTTAGAAGCTCCAGAAGTTCACTATGAGCTACTATAGAGCCAGGGTAATTCTGAGGCttgtgagagactgagagattgAATGTGGAGCTGACTTAATGCAAATGAACATTAATGAGGTTAACAGAGGTTGGAATGCTGATTTACAGCAGCTGTGCTGATGACGGGTGTGCCAACCTATTAGCATAATCTTCAAATGATCTTGCATGAGcatgataaaaaagaaaatgacataGGAAAGTCTGAGTACCTTTCTTagcttttttaaatttctgtgtactgttagctgttagctgttGAAATCTGTCATTGTGTGGTCAGAACTGCTTAACACTCTTTGTACAATTGTATCATAACCAGATGAAAATGACCCAATTTCTGCTGTGCGAAGAGTCAAACTGTCTCACTTGCCGGATACATTTTCTTCCCCTCacaatgtttctttgtttagaCATTCATTTTTAGACTTCATAGAAACAACTGCTATAAACATGATGCATTTCCACTGTGGTTTAGAGATTTATGTGGCAAAGTGGTCATGTCATTGCACGGCGTTGCCACAGGAAGGTTAGGACTCAGATCACTGGTTCGTTCAGCGTAACATATTGCTACCAAGCTGTCAGcctctgttttttttacttcatgcTCTGTGATCCAACAGCCAGTGAAATGAATAGGAGAGTTAATGAGCTGCCATCCGTGCTTTAATCGCCATGCATCATACTGATGCATACTCTCCAAGTGGCTTCATTGACAATACAGATAGGGCAATATAAAGCAAAAGGGAACATTTATTTAAGCTTTTCAGATAAACTGCATACATCAAGAAAAGTTCTTATAGAAATATAGgaaagaaaaatctttttttgtatgAAAATCATCTTATCTTGAGTGTCTGAATGAATGTTCTGCTCAACCTGTGCATTTTTTATCGGGTTGCTCATGAAACATAGAGAGTGACATTTTGAACTAGCAACTAATTTCTAGTAGTTTCCTGGTTTGGCAAAGGTCCACACATGATTATTATCAGTGTGCATTATTTGGAAGTGTAATACTTCCATATTTGAGATCTGAAAATGAGTTGTTTACTGCAGTTAGCCATTTAAGTATTTAAGT
It encodes the following:
- the LOC113574182 gene encoding spermatogenesis-associated protein 13-like isoform X2, which encodes MDNTGSSMSECSDPNGYVNKVFNVSLDMDSETGIVQIRESKFAGPVSYQTPIRGKQEPLRASRTTGIWRILNRRKGASDYERRPHSMILPGETSIPKLSFTDKVKGFKKLKSPSVFRGKVGKPSSVKFHGGLRDGINEQSRDSPSSLHSQRNILRNKSKRHSYAGYTTDFDCSFEDIDLSATLEDDHQVSKSAVSQQNGCKNLERITYMKKAQSNFSNCNNSSVAFHEERYVKDCPKVPLGGRRSKGGDVWTYLRRISFIGRGGSNLLEKSFDSMHTLDKTIDSDYGSVDLECIKDFNHAPKQTGPDVKSSHFGGLFRFFNSVAETARKWRNSSRSFSPPEGECSPVGSLRAQRIGEFPHSVSVMLRSEEKAEASTPAKSASPDVFEVVSSAEEVSPSPRVVLKSWKACADSQSANGFQGSISDGTESQFTSTHTSLATIENHQRCDAPEGSSLSEPELQFDLLSQEVGTHEQTEAGSKAKDLGTQNINDKQDICRDREVVPDCPDEIFKALSRPAGVSPRDPPFKVVLQRCRSLPLPQSTLLGLDAVGLPRLLAHPAGCVPHLATVRMRNGSTRSRKLLRPGSGPLQVNMLISGGSIVSAEAVWDHVTMAERELAFKAGDVIKVLDASNKDWWWGQIDDEEGWFPASFVRVEPHPPQPQTKQVFYINPIATPRFQNTTAKLWVNQEDRGTEPADGTSEIQNGHLEPGGDCLCLGQPLQNRDQMRANVINEIMSTERHYIKHLKDICEGYLRQCRKRIDMFNDDQLKVIFGNIEDIYRFQMGFVRDLEKQYNTEEPHLSEIGPCFLEHQDGFWIYSEYCNNHLDACMELSKLMKDGRYQHFFEACRLLQQMIDIAIDGFLLTPVQKICKYPLQLAELLKYTAQEHSDYRYVAAALAVMRNVTQQINERKRRLENIDKIAQWQASVLDWEGDDILDRSSELIYTGELSWIYQPYGRSQQRVFFLFDHQLVLCKKDLIRRDILYYKGRIDMDRYEVRDAIDGRDDDFNVSVKNAFKLHNKDTEEIHIFLAKKLEEKIRWLRAFHEERKMVQEDEKIGFEISEYQKRQAAMTVRKVTKQKGISQTRYVSPSPQESTAQGQCVLPDDLAQLDIYEIHQPRRSQSPFWQNFGRLTSLKK
- the LOC113574182 gene encoding spermatogenesis-associated protein 13-like isoform X1 gives rise to the protein MDNTGSSMSECSDPNGYVNKVFNVSLDMDSETGIVQIRESKFAGPVSYQTPIRGKQEPLRASRTTGIWRILNRRKGASDYERRPHSMILPGETSIPKLSFTDKVKGFKKLKSPSVFRGKVGKPSSVKFHGGLRDGINEQSRDSPSSLHSQRNILRNKSKRHSYAGYTTDFDCSFEDIDLSATLEDDHQVSKSAVSQQNGCKNLERITYMKKAQSNFSNCNNSSVAFHEERYVKDCPKVPLGGRRSKGGDVWTYLRRISFIGRGGSNLLEKSFDSMHTLDKTIDSDYGSVDLECIKDFNHAPKQTGPDVKSSHFGGLFRFFNSVAETARKWRNSSRSFSPPEGECSPVGSLRAQRIGEFPHSVSVMLRSEEKAEASTPAKSASPDVFEVVSSAEEVSPSPRVVLKSWKACADSQSANGFQGSISDGTESQFTSTHTSLATIENHQRCDAPEGSSLSEPELQFDLLSQEVGTHEQTEAGSKAKDLGTQNINDKQDICRDREVVPDCPDEIFKALSRPAGVSPRDPPFKVVLQRCRSLPLPQSTLLGLDAVGLPRLLAHPAGCVPHLATVRMRNGSTRSRKLLRPGSGPLQVNMLISGGSIVSAEAVWDHVTMAERELAFKAGDVIKVLDASNKDWWWGQIDDEEGWFPASFVRVEPHPPQPQTKQVFYINPIATPRFQNTTAKLWVNQEDRGTEPADGTSEIQNGHLEPGGDCLCLGQPLQNRDQMRANVINEIMSTERHYIKHLKDICEGYLRQCRKRIDMFNDDQLKVIFGNIEDIYRFQMGFVRDLEKQYNTEEPHLSEIGPCFLEHQDGFWIYSEYCNNHLDACMELSKLMKDGRYQHFFEACRLLQQMIDIAIDGFLLTPVQKICKYPLQLAELLKYTAQEHSDYRYVAAALAVMRNVTQQINERKRRLENIDKIAQWQASVLDWEGDDILDRSSELIYTGELSWIYQPYGRSQQRVFFLFDHQLVLCKKDLIRRDILYYKGRIDMDRYEVRDAIDGRDDDFNVSVKNAFKLHNKDTEEIHIFLAKKLEEKIRWLRAFHEERKMVQEDEKIGFEISEYQKRQAAMTVRKVTKQKDSFIDIILRKRAILYGHGISQTRYVSPSPQESTAQGQCVLPDDLAQLDIYEIHQPRRSQSPFWQNFGRLTSLKK
- the LOC113574182 gene encoding spermatogenesis-associated protein 13-like isoform X4 translates to MDNTGSSMSECSDPNGYVNKVFNVSLDMDSETGIVQIRESKFAGPVSYQTPIRGKQEPLRASRTTGIWRILNRRKGASDYERRPHSMILPGETSIPKLSFTDKVKGFKKLKSPSVFRGKVGKPSSVKFHGGLRDGINEQSRDSPSSLHSQRNILRNKSKRHSYAGYTTDFDCSFEDIDLSATLEDDHQVSKSAVSQQNGCKNLERITYMKKAQSNFSNCNNSSVAFHEERYVKDCPKVPLGGRRSKGGDVWTYLRRISFIGRGGSNLLEKSFDSMHTLDKTIDSDYGSVDLECIKDFNHAPKQTGPDVKSSHFGGLFRFFNSVAETARKWRNSSRSFSPPEGECSPVGSLRAQRIGEFPHSVSVMLRSEEKAEASTPAKSASPDVFEVVSSAEEVSPSPRVVLKSWKACADSQSANGFQGSISDGTESQFTSTHTSLATIENHQRCDAPEGSSLSEPELQFDLLSQEVGTHEQTEAGSKAKDLGTQNINDKQDICRDREVVPDCPDEIFKALSRPAGVSPRDPPFKVVLQRCRSLPLPQSTLLGLDAVGLPRLLAHPAGCVPHLATVRMRNGSTRSRKLLRPGSGPLQVNMLISGGSIVSAEAVWDHVTMAERELAFKAGDVIKVLDASNKDWWWGQIDDEEGWFPASFVRLWVNQEDRGTEPADGTSEIQNGHLEPGGDCLCLGQPLQNRDQMRANVINEIMSTERHYIKHLKDICEGYLRQCRKRIDMFNDDQLKVIFGNIEDIYRFQMGFVRDLEKQYNTEEPHLSEIGPCFLEHQDGFWIYSEYCNNHLDACMELSKLMKDGRYQHFFEACRLLQQMIDIAIDGFLLTPVQKICKYPLQLAELLKYTAQEHSDYRYVAAALAVMRNVTQQINERKRRLENIDKIAQWQASVLDWEGDDILDRSSELIYTGELSWIYQPYGRSQQRVFFLFDHQLVLCKKDLIRRDILYYKGRIDMDRYEVRDAIDGRDDDFNVSVKNAFKLHNKDTEEIHIFLAKKLEEKIRWLRAFHEERKMVQEDEKIGFEISEYQKRQAAMTVRKVTKQKGISQTRYVSPSPQESTAQGQCVLPDDLAQLDIYEIHQPRRSQSPFWQNFGRLTSLKK
- the LOC113574182 gene encoding uncharacterized protein LOC113574182 isoform X5, whose product is MDNTGSSMSECSDPNGYVNKVFNVSLDMDSETGIVQIRESKFAGPVSYQTPIRGKQEPLRASRTTGIWRILNRRKGASDYERRPHSMILPGETSIPKLSFTDKVKGFKKLKSPSVFRGKVGKPSSVKFHGGLRDGINEQSRDSPSSLHSQRNILRNKSKRHSYAGYTTDFDCSFEDIDLSATLEDDHQVSKSAVSQQNGCKNLERITYMKKAQSNFSNCNNSSVAFHEERYVKDCPKVPLGGRRSKGGDVWTYLRRISFIGRGGSNLLEKSFDSMHTLDKTIDSDYGSVDLECIKDFNHAPKQTGPDVKSSHFGGLFRFFNSVAETARKWRNSSRSFSPPEGECSPVGSLRAQRIGEFPHSVSVMLRSEEKAEASTPAKSASPDVFEVVSSAEEVSPSPRVVLKSWKACADSQSANGFQGSISDGTESQFTSTHTSLATIENHQRCDAPEGSSLSEPELQFDLLSQEVGTHEQTEAGSKAKDLGTQNINDKQDICRDREVVPDCPDEIFKALSRPAGVSPRDPPFKVVLQRCRSLPLPQSTLLGLDAVGLPRLLAHPAGCVPHLATVRMRNGSTRSRKLLRPGSGPLQVNMLISGGSIVSAEAVWDHVTMAERELAFKAGDVIKVLDASNKDWWWGQIDDEEGWFPASFVRVEPHPPQPQTKQVFYINPIATPRFQNTTAKLWVNQEDRGTEPADGTSEIQNGHLEPGGDCLCLGQPLQNRDQMRANVINEIMSTERHYIKHLKDICEGYLRQCRKRIDMFNDDQLKVIFGNIEDIYRFQMGFVRDLEKQYNTEEPHLSEIGPCFLEHQDGFWIYSEYCNNHLDACMELSKLMKDGRYQHFFEACRLLQQMIDIAIDGFLLTPVQKICKYPLQLAELLKYTAQEHSDYRYVAAALAVMRNVTQQINERKRRLENIDKIAQWQASVLDWEGDDILDRSSELIYTGELSWIYQPYGRSQQRVFFLFDHQLVLCKKDLIRRDILYYKGRIDMDRYEVRDAIDGRDDDFNVSVKNAFKLHNKDTEEIHIFLAKKLEEKIRWLRAFHEERKMVQEDEKIGFEISEYQKRQAAMTVRKVTKQKDSFIDIILRKRAILYGHGMKMIKV
- the LOC113574182 gene encoding uncharacterized protein LOC113574182 isoform X6; the encoded protein is MDNTGSSMSECSDPNGYVNKVFNVSLDMDSETGIVQIRESKFAGPVSYQTPIRGKQEPLRASRTTGIWRILNRRKGASDYERRPHSMILPGETSIPKLSFTDKVKGFKKLKSPSVFRGKVGKPSSVKFHGGLRDGINEQSRDSPSSLHSQRNILRNKSKRHSYAGYTTDFDCSFEDIDLSATLEDDHQVSKSAVSQQNGCKNLERITYMKKAQSNFSNCNNSSVAFHEERYVKDCPKVPLGGRRSKGGDVWTYLRRISFIGRGGSNLLEKSFDSMHTLDKTIDSDYGSVDLECIKDFNHAPKQTGPDVKSSHFGGLFRFFNSVAETARKWRNSSRSFSPPEGECSPVGSLRAQRIGEFPHSVSVMLRSEEKAEASTPAKSASPDVFEVVSSAEEVSPSPRVVLKSWKACADSQSANGFQGSISDGTESQFTSTHTSLATIENHQRCDAPEGSSLSEPELQFDLLSQEVGTHEQTEAGSKAKDLGTQNINDKQDICRDREVVPDCPDEIFKALSRPAGVSPRDPPFKVVLQRCRSLPLPQSTLLGLDAVGLPRLLAHPAGCVPHLATVRMRNGSTRSRKLLRPGSGPLQVNMLISGGSIVSAEAVWDHVTMAERELAFKAGDVIKVLDASNKDWWWGQIDDEEGWFPASFVRVEPHPPQPQTKQVFYINPIATPRFQNTTAKLWVNQEDRGTEPADGTSEIQNGHLEPGGDCLCLGQPLQNRDQMRANVINEIMSTERHYIKHLKDICEGYLRQCRKRIDMFNDDQLKVIFGNIEDIYRFQMGFVRDLEKQYNTEEPHLSEIGPCFLEHQDGFWIYSEYCNNHLDACMELSKLMKDGRYQHFFEACRLLQQMIDIAIDGFLLTPVQKICKYPLQLAELLKYTAQEHSDYRYVAAALAVMRNVTQQINERKRRLENIDKIAQWQASVLDWEGDDILDRSSELIYTGELSWIYQPYGRSQQRVFFLFDHQLVLCKKDLIRRDILYYKGRIDMDRYEVRDAIDGRDDDFNVSVKNAFKLHNKDTEEIHIFLAKKLEEKIRWLRAFHEERKMVQEDEKIGFEISEYQKRQAAMTVRKVTKQKGEAPKRYQIHL